The following proteins come from a genomic window of Coffea arabica cultivar ET-39 chromosome 11c, Coffea Arabica ET-39 HiFi, whole genome shotgun sequence:
- the LOC113717081 gene encoding F-box protein CPR1-like produces the protein MSDYIPDQLLVNVLLRLPFDSLIRSRCVSKSWRSLIDGPHFIKMYNESHLETNYDHNDTKIVALIEEKSSPVSGSRSRDFYSLDMNRLFSSSTTNAKKLNFPADSFRDDIRLVGSCNGLLCLVHRNWNIFIWNPWTQKYWKIPPPPYGNAIGHSQVQIRLGFGYDNVRDDYKVLAFKNGWNCMQNLTPTITLCSNKVYVYSSKLNLWKDIGDFPFQQATMFPDPMDGILANGALHWVGGLNFIFAFDLCSDKFRSMRCPFWEDRFLPKLCILNGVLCLLSDYEFWNQRFADIFLMEDYGAHESCWTKLGSIRIPFGKWITPIALSKNKKQVVLQISKATLVLYDLETNSFNDVAMSGAASSIDSPISLTSCVCVGSLASLFWQA, from the coding sequence ATGTCAGACTACATCCCTGACCAACTGCTTGTGAATGTGCTTTTGAGGTTACCCTTTGATTCTCTGATTCGATCCAGGTGCGTATCAAAATCATGGCGTTCTTTAATTGATGGTCCTCACTTCATCAAAATGTATAACGAAAGCCACCTCGAAACAAACTATGATCATAATGATACTAAGATTGTTGCCTTGATTGAGGAGAAGTCTTCCCCAGTTTCTGGCTCTAGAAGCAGAGACTTCTACTCTCTAGATATGAATCGACTTTTTAGCTCCAGTACTACAAATGCAAAAAAACTCAACTTTCCTGCTGATTCTTTTAGAGATGATATTCGTTTGGTAGGCTCTTGCAATGGCCTTCTTTGTTTGGTACATAGGAATTGGAACATTTTTATATGGAATCCATGGACTCAAAAGTATTGGAAGATACCCCCTCCACCGTATGGAAATGCAATTGGCCACAGCCAAGTTCAAATCCGTCTAGGTTTTGGCTATGACAATGTCAGGGATGATtacaaagtcctggctttcaaGAATGGTTGGAACTGTATGCAAAACCTAACACCAACAATTACTCTTTGCAGTAACAAAGTTTATGTTTATAGCTCAAAACTAAATTTATGGAAAGATATCGGTGATTTCCCATTTCAACAGGCAACCATGTTCCCTGACCCTATGGATGGTATTCTGGCTAATGGTGCATTGCACTGGGTTGGCGGTCTGAACTTTATCTTTGCTTTTGACCTTTGCAGTGACAAATTTCGTTCCATGCGCTGTCCTTTCTGGGAAGACCGTTTCCTCCCAAAATTGTGCATCTTGAATGGTGTCCTTTGTTTGCTCTCTGATTATGAGTTTTGGAATCAGAGGTTTGCTGATATTTTTCTAATGGAGGATTATGGAGCTCACGAATCTTGTTGGACTAAATTAGGCTCGATTAGAATCCCTTTTGGCAAATGGATAACACCTATAGCATTATCTAAGAACAAGAAGCAAGTGGTTTTGCAAATTAGCAAGGCTACGCTGGTGCTTTATGATCTGGAGACGAATTCGTTCAATGATGTAGCCATGAGTGGTGCAGCAAGTTCTATAGATTCACCTATAAGTCTAACTTCATGTGTTTGTGTTGGAAGCCTTGCTAGTCTGTTCTGGCAAGCCTGA